The sequence TCTCGGTTagaacagttccactccgcatattggtgtgtatggagacaatgatgcaggaatacgaatggCTTCTTCATTCAgaatagtcttcaggcactggtgatatgttgaagggatgatcctattttcatgaagccatggtctccctagtatcatatggtagtccgactctttctctatgacttcgaatttcacttttAACTGAACGGGCCCTACTGATAAATtcggattgacatacccgtatgtgctagtatagtttccttcaaagtctgtcattgtggtagactgacgtacgatcttgcatggggggaccttggctgtcctgagagtcttgagggtaatcacattagaagacgctcctgtgtcgatgaggtcTCTCTTAAActatgaatccttgatgcgtgcagtaacatgtagggcccggttgtgaccttattccgccatcatgtcgtcctctgtaaatgtaacattattcacagatgttTCTGGTACGTTTGAGACTTCTGGACGTGAAGGAGTTAAgtgcacgtccagggctatctagTTGATTGCatcaaacgtctccgcccgctgattcttcgagaggtgtaaaagttcacacaaactttctactagagaagccgcttcctgatccactggcctCCGATTCATATTGAAACTAtttacttgaggaggatcgttgtgaggatcagtccccagtgtaggagtctccatgacaggatcgctcatatctgatgtcatcttgatgaggagatgtcgtttatcgcttctttgatcaggtccatgtaggcccgcgtcgctgaagtacctgctccgggtgcgttgaatgcgttcttTGTTGGCTCAAGGGGTTGTCTTGGCTATTGTGGCAACCGATCAGTTAATATCTTGAGAAAactgagtacctctttctgagttgcagccatgtcCGTATGTGCCTTAGCAaggacttcttgtctctccatcaaatccaccatagtaatagggggttgtcctcctctggctcctccggctcctcgtcctgaAGCAGGAGTGGTAGTTGCCCTGGTGACGGACGGAGGCGTTATACTCGATGAGACGTCGGGATTtgcagctgctctggctctggtgataggaggcgtcacacccaatggaatatctcctcctactccgctggtgctggtggtagaggacgtaattccacgagatacatttaTTGCATTGACAGGTAACACCACCAATCGGGATATCAACGCCGAGAGTGTTGTCGGCGCTGGCTCCGTCGGTATTGGTTGCTGattcagacctaagatccaccattttgcaatatgaacaaattgaaatgaagttgaaaattgattttgcaatcgagagattaatctcccaatgtggttaccaattgtttatgggtgaaaactatttctgccggttttggtaatttggggtgtgtggatgagaaatgaatctaaaccctaaacacatgcacgggagtgcttttgattcgagaaatcaatctgtacaattctggcctaaaccaagaaatggccgttccagacttgcttcggtcacaaagtgaaaaagatggggttgatcttaaggagggaagcgaagaaggtgttgagattgtgaaggtgttggttgtatatgacttgtatcagaaagctgaactggcttgcagaatgtaagctatcagttctggtgtttgaatatgtCTGTATCAACACTAGGTTTTTGTCTTGTCTTTTTCTTTGGAAATagagaggagaacctatttatataagtcattgagcctaacccacgtctctcatgggaagtggaggaagtggagtgatggagtagtggagttgtgtgttagtgtcacacgaccagtcttgcccacttctctcatcatcactaaccatccatgtcttcctaacacgtttttgtgatggcgcgttgcacgctgcacgctgtaaaccgccagaccaataccccagtatgtatcccccagtttgtgacatgcttgatgtctcgaatgtgtggatgtgggacccacataaagtagcatgtgatgctagattaaataactaagttatttaggaagtagatatttatgaaatatcgtgtgtatactatgcaggtaatgcatcgaatatattcagcatgtatgaagcatcgctgttttaaggcttaacggagtaagtcacgaatttaagcgtcttaaaataacatcacgtccatccatcttcgagtgatcgtttggaggctatacaggcaagccctgatttggccgatcaccccatgtggaagagtggtggacggtgatagtggtgatgcctcactggttgcATAACTATTTTCTTAGGCTATCCGTCCAAGTTGGAGaatttggacggacgagatgacttgcgacccacatctgcgaccgtcagattagggtttaggaggtgcacAAGTATCTTCTTTCATCTTGACTgaatccatgcatgggagatgtttttggcaagaccgaccgggcatatgcgtgtagacggcttgccggtgtacacgtccgtacctcactgtcctatggagatgtgatctaagccactcgatttgtccgccaaagttgagtggtcgagatcggtttaCAATTGGAACCGTGCGACATGCCTAGTTTTGGCGCACGAATCGATGCATCTAGCCATGGTCGTCCTTGGCCGATTTGTCACGCATGTAGACGGACCCATGGCGAttatgttgacatgcttgggaccctttgagtctatatctacaccctccatatatgcctgcgaagatggatggtcgcgaatgatttgcgacacatgtaatatgtcgcaaaccctaattagggtttcatgtccatgCTACTTTTGCTGGACAAATTGGAAAGctacgctcctcttttggggaggccgaccatgtggggcccacattgggccggtggtgaacatgcgaatacctgcctgacggctatgggtatgatctaagccatccaaacatgctggtgaggttggatggtcgtgatcaatttatgatctttagtggaatttcctgcgaccattaaagcatcacgccggccgaactttgggcgagcgtttgcttctccctggctaggtcgtgaggtggtcgaatatgcaggcgtgaagggggcccgccggtgtgcaggacaacgcttgtccaaccggccatgggacgatctatgccaTCCAACCatgtcggtgaagttggacggccgcgatctgtttGAGACTGACATTGacagtcttgtgcgtacatgttttccaagatgctccataccatcccaaccatcctactctaagatggtgttcggtggttgtttgggaggcgtggtatgtattcgaccgaccaggcaTAAACggacccgctggtggtcattaagatggtagcctgctcctgctgaggatcgtttaggctggttaaatcatgcggccaacttgcatggtcgtgattgtttctaagactgtcagtccagattcaactatgctcaatcgggctagtgtaacacaccgagagatgtggcatgtacgggtatttcgtgcatgcctcactattaacacttggagattcgtgttactctgctgagagcaacactcagtcgtcatgccgcactaataatgagagttctgcgggaacatcacaggaaatacaaggctagtcatgcattaattaataatgctgtaaattcacagggtatatggggttgtttctacatgctccaacctggatgaattttgtatatttaattcacagaatactggggttgtttccacatgctccattctaggtgaattagtaaaatgaagaagtattcattacttatcagtggctttatcctttgcaggatgtcagcgcataaatttggttttacaattttagccctgaactaaaatccaccatcaacaataagcaagttgaagattacgtggatgatatagtagtcaagtTGAAAGCTCGAGCGGATCAAACAGGAGTCCTACGGCAAGTGTTCCAAAGGTGTCGtgagtacaaactgaagatgaatcctttgaaatgcgctttcggcgtTTCTTCGGGAAAGTTTCCGGGATTCAAGGTAACTGCTGAagggatcaaggtggacccatccaagactcaagctatcctcacgatgccgccggCACGGACTGTGAAGGAGCttcaaagcttcatgggcaacgtactacattcgacgtttcatACCTGGTTTGGCCCacctcgttgcttcattcaccccctagcttgctgaagaagggagcaaattTCATCTAGACCGCACTATAACAGGAagcgtttcagaagattcaacgGATATTATCGTCTCAAGCGGTCATAAAGTCCCATATCCAAGGAAGACCGTTGTGCCTCTACACCGCGTTCAGTGATACCGCCGTAGGGGCTTTGATCGCTCAAGAGGATGATGAGGGAGTCGAACATTCCATATACTATTTCAGTCGAGTATtaagagatgctgaactcagatatcccaaagcagaaaaaGCATGCCTAGCCTTGAttcattccattcagaagttcagacattacctgtTGTCCAACAAGGTGGTGCTTATATGATCCTGCGAAGTTTTTACTTTCAAAACCGGTGTTGATGGGAAGGTCGGCAaagtggcttctccaaatgtcagaACTAGACATAACGTGTGCATCACCAAGGGCTATCAAAGGACAAGTCGTTGCAGATTTACTGGCAGCGTTCCCTGGAGAAGGCACTACTGCGCTACATGAAaatcttcctggagaatttccagatATCTCTGTTGCCGAATGAGAGGCATTTCTGTTGTATTTTGATGGCTCTGCCACCCCTAGAAGTAACACTGGAGGGGAAGGCGTGGTCTTAGTGTCTCCAACCGGTGAAGTcttctcgcactccttcaagctggactttcAATGCACCGAaaattcagcagagtatgaagccttcctcataaGACTGTCATTAGAAAAACAAGCGGGGGCCACACGCttggagataagaggtgactctaAGTTACTACTTAATCAAATGAATGGAGTGTATGCGTTGAAGGAGGTAACACTGGCCCAGTACCGATCAGAGGCGCAAAGGTTACTAAAATACTTTGCGgatgcaaccataacccatgttggtcgcaacaacaacaaacacgctGATTGTTTGGCCACACTAGCATCCAAATTGCGAAGGTTTGGAAGAAACCCTGGCGGTGAAGAGGATATCGGTAGaatcaacatggctttcacaatGCAAAGACACTGGAACCGACGATTGGCGGACTCCGATCATTCAAGATCTCAACAGCTCGCTTTCTCAAGggaaggtcagtctcaaaaccctacAGAACTTCTTTATGCTTCACGGTATGCTACATCATCGAAATCCGGATAGTTCCCTATCAAGATGTTTCGGAGATGAAGAAGCACAGCTGCAGCTTAATCGCGTTCACGATGAAATTTGTGGACAAACGTTGGTAGTAACGCTCTATCGACGTCTTCAACGCCTGGGAtattactggccagaaatggaaaccCAATCTCGGCTTCTCCAAAAGTCTTGGTCTAACTGTCAAACACCGCCACATCAATTGGAGGTTTTCAGCATAAGTCatgctggggactggagagagccgtATATTATATATCTCCGCGACGGGGTAACTCCTTCTAATCAAAAGGATGTTgtcaagatgaaacaaaaagcGAAGCGGTTCGTATTTCACGAAGGGATCCTGTATCGCAAAAGGTTTGGAGGGGTTCTGTTACGGTGCCTGGCCGAGATAGAGATTCCAATCATGTTGAAAGAAATGCATAAAGGGGAACATAaagggaagaggaaactgtttctccagatacacgagaaatacaattggccgaccatggaggatgatgcagctgcattcgttcaaagctgccacaaatgtcaaattcatgggaaccttgttcacgcaCCTTCCACtcctttacactcgataagcagtCCAATGCCATTTTATGgctggggacttgacattattgggaaaatcaatccgcCGTCATCGAAGCAGcacgagtatatcataaccgcaacagaatatttcaccaaatgggttgaggCTATTCCTCTACGAGGGACTACAGGAGCAACGATTGCGGCTTTCATTGAAGAATACATCATTTGTCGTTTTGGTGTGCCTAAACATATTATGACTGATAACGGCACCCCCTTCGCCAACAAACAGGTACGAGAGCTGCTGGAAGAATATGGGATTAAACAGGTCTTCTCCATCATTTACTATCCTCAAGGAAACATACAGGCTGAAAGCACCAACAAAATATTAattcggattctcagtcgaaAAATACATGACAACCCCAGAGAGTGGCACGAACAGCTACCAATGGCGCTATGGGCGTATCGGACGTCACCTAGGAGTTTCATTGGGGTTTCTCCATATTCACTTGTTTACGGTGCAGACGCGATcctcccagcagaaatcaagatcccatcagccaggattgcagcagcaagtgGGGTCCACTGGAACGAGGTTGAAGCATCTAACTCAAGAATCGCTGAGTTAGACACTCTGGATTCCAGAAGAAGCAAGGAAGAGGAGCGTACTCAGGTGTACAGAAATAGGATCTCCAGGGCGTATGACAAGACTGTGAAGCCACGTGTTTTTAAAGTAGGAGATTTAGTCTTGGAAACGTCCAAGcacattcagcaagacatgtctgcaccaaagttctctccgaaatgggaaggtccctacGAGATTACTAAGGCTTAAAATATCGGCTATTACAAGATCATTAAGGTGGACGAAGGCAAgttagaagcagtcatcaacggaaaatggatcatggcataccatgcttgatcattgtcccCCTACTGTCCCGTGACATGACAATACATGCATCTTTCATTACACATTTTGAATTATTAATTtattcgaagaaaaaaaaacgttaATGGAAAAAACTTCATCCATCTACCAAAAACCAATgcaattcatttctcaagaatGTGCAATTTATTTCTCAAGAATGTTcgaaaagaaagttgacaataaggaaGCATGGCTTAGAAGAGTCCATCCAGCAGATTGTAGTcccttgagagcatcatcttcagcCTAGTTTGGTATCTCTCCGTCCTATCCTTCAAGTTTTGAactgcctgctccaccttctctgATTACGCAGCCAGGGCCTTCTCCTCCTCCAAGATAGCTTTCGTAGCAGGAACTACATTCACAAGGATACCAgctcgatcaaccttgatgatgtcaagacgctgCCGCAACCATCCCACGTTGAACTCCATCGATTCGCAGGTAgataccatgttctcccacttttcaaGATTTGATTCAACAACGTTGCGAATAGAGATGTTCTCCATCTCAGCAATCATGGGAAGAAGGCAGTTTACCGTGGTAACCAAAGCAGATGAATAGTGCCGAACTACGTTCATGGTTGCGATGTGGCCATACTTTCTCCATACCTTTGTGTGTAGcggcacaaactccttccgcaCTAAGAATCCACCAACAGCTCGGTAGCTGGAAGATAGgcatttcatgtgaatatcgaatAAAAGACCCGCGTTGGGGTATTCATAAGATGAGATACCCAGATCAGCATCTTCAAGGTCCGCAGGGGTAGGTGTGTTTGAGTTTGAAGGAAGAGGACTAGTTAAGTCATCATCGTCGATAACCGTCACGCATGTTCCAGTAGGGTATCTCTGCAAAAAAAAGGGGGGTAGGAAGATTATTCGACTGATCATGAAGAACAAGCAACTGTTcggaaaggaaaaggaaaagaggaacgaaccggtatgatcttcttaactCGGAGAACACAAGCAGGGGATTCACCATGAAGCTCAGGTTCACACTGAGATGCACGTCGTGCACATTTAGCAGAAGACCCTGGATGGTATGAAGAAGACGATCTACTGTTGTTTGACATGatggagtttctgcaagaaaatcctATCGCAAAACGGTAAAAGCGGTTCAAAATCCCTACATATACATATATGTcgaggaaaccctaaaggaagactAAAAGCGACTGCGGCGAGATATACCCGATGAATAAGGATTCAATACCAACCGAGTCGTGCTTTCTtccgaaccctaatcaatatcggAAAGGCCGTTAGATATTTAAAAAGGAACGGTTTTATCAGCCCCGGACGTTTGAGGCATATGACGATGTTcatctatgcggtaaatatgtatttacttttACTTAATCGTTCTAGTATTTGAattatcaccatctcatgcctatcccacaataatgcaaccattatgtgctaggcaggggacttaatgttcatggtggattttagttcatggcgaaaattgtaaaaccaaagtaatatgctgacatcctgcaaaggataaagccatttgataagcgatgagcgcagaaaacctctcgccttatttatttgaagcaattcgataaacacacaaaattcacctagaatggtgcatgtagcaacaatcccaaatattctgttaatttatagcattatcgattaatgcatgatttgcctagtctttcctatgttgttcctcgccgaactctcattattagcatgacatgacgactgagtgttcactctcagcagagtaacatgaatctccaagttccAATTTCCAGACATGCATGACATACCctacaggctacatcactctctgacaaagagaactaCGAATCGATGCTCTTTCAGCTCGATTGAACGCATTTAATTTCCTtgagggaaatctggactgtccatatcagtctcagaaacgattacAACCATACAAGTTGGTCGCGCAatctaacaagcctagccaaatcCTGGCAAGAGTAGGTGATagacgtgatgaccaccggcgagcCCACTTATGCCATATCCGGTCGAACATCACAAGAGctcctcccagcacgtcaaacaccagccctaaaatagggtggttgcgttgctttggaagaagctcgacgagcttagactgttcaaggtagtcttaaaatcatcacgaccgtccaacttcaccatcctggttggacggctcAGATCATCACGCGAATGGTCAGTGAAGCGTCAATgcacacattagcgggcccactcctcacccacctgatcggttttctcacgacctagccctagagcaatgaacgtttgctcaaagtgtggctgacgtgatgcttaaagggtcgtggaaatcccactagcgtcttaaatcgatcacaac comes from Papaver somniferum cultivar HN1 chromosome 7, ASM357369v1, whole genome shotgun sequence and encodes:
- the LOC113295808 gene encoding uncharacterized protein K02A2.6-like; translation: MNGVYALKEVTLAQYRSEAQRLLKYFADATITHVGRNNNKHADCLATLASKLRRFGRNPGGEEDIGRINMAFTMQRHWNRRLADSDHSRSQQLAFSREGQSQNPTELLYASRPMPFYGWGLDIIGKINPPSSKQHEYIITATEYFTKWVEAIPLRGTTGATIAAFIEEYIICRFGVPKHIMTDNGTPFANKQVRELLEEYGIKQVFSIIYYPQGNIQAESTNKILIRILSRKIHDNPREWHEQLPMALWAYRTSPRSFIGVSPYSLVYGADAILPAEIKIPSARIAAASGVHWNEVEASNSRIAELDTLDSRRSKEEERTQVYRNRISRAYDKTVKPRVFKVGDLVLETSKHIQQDIMFEKKVDNKEAWLRRVHPADCSPLRASSSA